A region from the Candidatus Persebacteraceae bacterium Df01 genome encodes:
- a CDS encoding glycosyltransferase, which yields MATKIINGALAVFVKTPEYSPIKTRLAAQIGKTKALAIYNAMLHVAAAVMRTVQAHGIAVWWAVAEEKALAHPRWKEFPTMHSGQGGLGSRLHHVYSTLQAQYGRVALIGSDCPQMSATAVAEALNLARKNTVIGPSQDGGFYLFAAARDIPANVWLDVAYSRDDTLTQLLRALDDTTTRLPILTDIDDTDSLHVATKKLRHADLLEQRKLAEVLTNIKQV from the coding sequence ATGGCAACAAAAATAATCAACGGTGCACTGGCAGTGTTTGTCAAAACTCCAGAATATTCACCGATAAAAACACGGCTAGCAGCACAAATTGGTAAAACAAAAGCGTTGGCTATTTATAACGCTATGTTACACGTGGCGGCTGCAGTTATGCGAACAGTACAAGCACACGGTATCGCTGTGTGGTGGGCGGTGGCAGAAGAAAAAGCATTGGCACATCCACGTTGGAAAGAATTTCCTACTATGCACAGTGGTCAGGGCGGGCTTGGTAGCCGCTTGCATCATGTGTATTCCACTCTGCAGGCACAATATGGACGAGTTGCGCTTATCGGCTCGGACTGTCCGCAAATGTCAGCAACAGCAGTGGCAGAAGCATTGAATTTAGCGCGCAAAAATACCGTTATCGGACCATCACAAGATGGTGGATTTTATTTATTTGCCGCCGCCCGCGACATTCCCGCCAACGTATGGCTTGATGTCGCATACAGCCGCGACGACACGCTAACACAACTATTGCGAGCTTTAGATGATACAACTACGCGACTGCCAATATTAACGGATATAGATGATACTGATTCGTTACATGTTGCCACAAAAAAATTACGCCATGCTGATTTGCTTGAGCAACGAAAATTAGCTGAGGTATTAACCAATATTAAACAAGTCTGA
- a CDS encoding formate dehydrogenase accessory sulfurtransferase FdhD → MNINSISSKPSLSSAQIPAVIQVTAADESGGVRTVEITGEYPLTLYVDGREIVTLMTLGQMPEALSVGWLRNQRLVSSISDIEEVMVDWEVNSAAVYTRSGLVPLASKRTITSGCGQGTMFGDLLEEVQEVNFVRSHSLTATALAQLLEDIRNRDTVYKSAGAVHACALAFFDGIGCAIQIFVEDVGRHNAVDAIAGWMWINDVEGADCVFYTTGRLTSEMVVKCAQMKIPYLVSRSGLTRMGYEIAVATGLTMFGRAVNRRYLLFTGGKHFVPER, encoded by the coding sequence TTGAACATTAACTCTATTTCGTCAAAGCCCAGCCTAAGTTCCGCACAAATACCAGCGGTCATACAAGTTACCGCTGCGGATGAAAGCGGTGGTGTTCGCACTGTTGAAATTACCGGTGAATATCCGCTCACGCTGTATGTGGATGGGCGTGAAATTGTTACTCTGATGACCTTGGGACAGATGCCAGAAGCTTTATCGGTCGGCTGGTTACGCAATCAACGGTTGGTGTCGTCTATCTCTGATATTGAAGAAGTGATGGTAGATTGGGAAGTTAATTCTGCCGCCGTATACACCAGAAGCGGCTTAGTGCCATTAGCATCTAAGCGCACGATAACTTCTGGCTGCGGACAGGGAACTATGTTTGGTGATTTGTTAGAAGAAGTGCAAGAGGTAAATTTTGTTCGTAGCCATTCACTCACCGCCACAGCATTGGCACAGTTATTGGAGGATATTCGCAACCGTGACACCGTGTACAAGTCCGCCGGTGCAGTACATGCTTGCGCGTTGGCATTTTTTGACGGCATTGGCTGTGCGATACAAATTTTTGTTGAAGATGTGGGACGACACAATGCGGTGGATGCCATTGCTGGCTGGATGTGGATTAATGATGTAGAAGGTGCCGATTGCGTGTTTTACACTACCGGACGGCTGACATCAGAAATGGTTGTTAAGTGTGCACAGATGAAAATTCCGTATTTGGTCTCGCGTTCGGGGCTTACCCGCATGGGGTATGAAATCGCTGTCGCTACCGGATTAACGATGTTTGGACGCGCTGTTAATCGCCGTTATTTGCTTTTTACCGGCGGTAAGCATTTTGTTCCTGAAAGATGA
- a CDS encoding phosphonoacetaldehyde hydrolase — protein MNNPTHRKKYRGPVKAAIMDWSGTLVDAYVVAPSVVFVEIFKKYGVSVTMSEVRGPMGLRKDAHIQKLLEDPEIRARWMTSHGKPPNADDVAAMYIDFIPLQLKCLAQYGTLLPGVAGAANVLRHNYSMKLGATTGFTRAMIDVLLVETEKQGLHLDATVGGDEVINGSRPQPFMLYRNLDLMNISPIQAVMKVDDSIAGIDEGLAAGCWTVGVSRYSNYMNIDSVADAEKVSAKELDSQHSHAKKLLLQAGAHYVVDSVAELPQVVEDINVRLKRGEQA, from the coding sequence ATGAATAATCCAACCCATCGAAAAAAATACCGCGGACCAGTCAAAGCAGCGATTATGGACTGGAGCGGCACACTGGTGGATGCTTATGTTGTTGCACCTAGCGTTGTTTTTGTTGAAATTTTTAAAAAATACGGTGTATCCGTTACTATGTCAGAAGTGCGCGGACCAATGGGGCTGCGCAAAGACGCACATATTCAAAAATTACTTGAAGATCCGGAAATACGTGCGCGCTGGATGACATCTCATGGAAAACCACCTAATGCCGATGACGTAGCGGCAATGTATATTGATTTTATTCCACTGCAATTAAAATGTCTTGCTCAATATGGCACGCTATTACCCGGCGTTGCCGGTGCGGCGAATGTCTTGCGGCATAATTACAGCATGAAGCTGGGCGCAACAACTGGTTTTACTCGCGCTATGATTGACGTGCTACTAGTGGAAACAGAAAAGCAAGGATTGCATTTAGACGCCACTGTTGGTGGTGATGAAGTCATCAACGGCTCACGCCCACAACCATTTATGCTATATCGCAATTTAGATTTGATGAATATCTCGCCGATACAGGCTGTTATGAAAGTGGATGACTCAATTGCTGGGATTGACGAAGGGTTAGCAGCCGGTTGCTGGACAGTCGGGGTATCACGCTACAGCAATTACATGAACATTGATTCCGTCGCCGATGCTGAAAAAGTGTCAGCAAAAGAATTAGACTCTCAACACTCACATGCCAAAAAATTGTTACTACAAGCCGGCGCGCACTATGTTGTGGATAGTGTTGCCGAGCTGCCACAAGTAGTAGAAGATATTAATGTTCGTCTAAAACGCGGCGAACAAGCATAA
- a CDS encoding aldehyde dehydrogenase family protein gives MKGQNYIAGEWLNSTETIENRNPSDTSDIIGHYAQANTEQLCQAVAAARKAQPQWAETGLEKRQAVLNAIGVELMSRAAELGELLSREEGKPRNEGVGEVFRAGQFFSYYAAEVLRQLGENANSVRPNIEIDVRREPVGIVAVISPWNFPLATACWKIAPALAFGNAVVWKPANLTPAVAVEFAAIIAKQDIPLGVFNLTMGGGTVIGRALAQHPDIDAISFTGSLETGKIIAQDAARNLTKLQMEMGSKNPLVVMDDADMNIAVSCATAGAYGGTGQKCTASSRLIVHSKVHDEFVEKMAIAATNLKVGHALEKDTQIGPAVSETQLLANLDYLQLAQKEGAQHIFGGEQLTLETDGYYLSPALFTGSNNLMRINREEMFAPIACVIAVDSYEEALAAANDTEYGLIAGIITRSLSRATHFRQHSKTGCVTVNLPTAGTDYHVPFGGRKKSSYGAREQGRIAAEFYTAVKTAYTYAGLPD, from the coding sequence ATGAAAGGTCAAAATTACATTGCTGGTGAGTGGTTGAATTCGACGGAGACGATTGAAAACCGCAATCCGTCCGACACCTCCGATATTATTGGGCATTATGCGCAGGCAAATACCGAGCAATTATGTCAAGCGGTTGCCGCAGCCCGGAAAGCACAGCCGCAGTGGGCAGAGACAGGGCTAGAAAAACGACAGGCCGTACTCAATGCCATTGGTGTGGAATTGATGAGTCGTGCCGCTGAATTGGGCGAGCTGTTATCACGTGAGGAGGGTAAGCCGCGTAACGAGGGTGTTGGCGAAGTATTTCGTGCCGGACAGTTTTTTTCTTATTATGCCGCCGAAGTGTTGCGGCAATTAGGTGAGAACGCTAATTCGGTGCGCCCCAACATTGAAATTGACGTGCGCCGTGAGCCAGTAGGAATTGTTGCCGTTATCTCCCCGTGGAATTTTCCACTAGCTACGGCTTGCTGGAAAATTGCGCCAGCACTGGCTTTTGGTAATGCCGTAGTGTGGAAACCAGCAAACCTAACGCCTGCCGTCGCTGTTGAGTTTGCTGCGATTATTGCCAAACAGGATATCCCGCTTGGTGTTTTTAATTTAACAATGGGTGGCGGCACTGTCATTGGGCGCGCGCTAGCCCAGCATCCAGATATAGACGCTATTTCGTTTACTGGATCGTTGGAAACAGGGAAGATTATCGCTCAAGATGCAGCACGCAATCTAACCAAATTACAAATGGAAATGGGCTCCAAAAATCCGCTAGTAGTAATGGATGATGCTGATATGAATATTGCTGTTAGCTGTGCTACCGCTGGTGCCTATGGAGGTACTGGACAAAAATGCACTGCCTCGTCGCGTTTGATTGTTCACAGCAAGGTGCACGATGAATTTGTGGAAAAGATGGCCATTGCCGCCACCAATCTTAAAGTTGGACATGCTTTAGAGAAGGACACTCAAATTGGCCCGGCGGTGAGCGAGACACAGTTGCTGGCAAATTTGGATTATCTGCAGTTAGCGCAGAAGGAAGGTGCGCAGCATATTTTCGGTGGTGAACAGTTGACGTTGGAAACAGATGGGTATTATCTGTCGCCGGCACTGTTTACCGGTAGCAATAACCTTATGCGCATTAACCGCGAGGAAATGTTTGCGCCTATCGCTTGCGTCATTGCCGTCGATTCTTATGAAGAGGCGTTGGCAGCAGCGAATGATACTGAATATGGGTTAATTGCCGGTATTATTACTCGTTCATTATCTCGTGCTACCCATTTTCGTCAGCACAGCAAAACGGGTTGTGTGACGGTCAATTTGCCTACGGCAGGGACCGACTATCATGTGCCTTTTGGCGGTAGGAAAAAATCATCTTACGGTGCGCGTGAACAGGGACGCATTGCTGCCGAGTTTTATACCGCAGTTAAAACTGCTTATACATACGCCGGCCTGCCGGATTAA
- the moaA gene encoding GTP 3',8-cyclase MoaA codes for MTDNAIPPATFAPTTTRADSQHADGTLIDRWGRHISYIRLSVTDRCDFRCQYCMPMKMKFLPKREILSLEECLRVARVFAELGVTKVRITGGEPLVRTNVEWLCAQIAKLQGVREVAITTNGSQLPRLACKLRSAGIRRINISLDTLDANNFRRLTRTGSLSVVLEGIEAARAAGFVGGVKINVVMMRGVNHLELPQLATFAIERGMDISFIEEMPLGDIGHSRGDTYYSADEALTDLRRIFTLSASDFDSGGPARYWKVDGTEQKIGFITPHSHNFCASCNRVRVTATGGLYPCLGQNDMVDLRPALRGESSDDVLRHKILQTMAIKPKGHEFDVYADGAKVVRFMSATGG; via the coding sequence ATGACTGATAACGCTATTCCACCTGCTACTTTCGCGCCAACGACTACGCGAGCGGACTCGCAACATGCTGACGGCACGCTCATTGATCGCTGGGGGCGACACATTAGTTATATTCGCTTATCGGTAACTGACCGATGTGATTTTCGTTGTCAATATTGTATGCCGATGAAAATGAAATTCCTGCCCAAGCGGGAAATTTTGTCATTAGAAGAGTGTTTGCGTGTAGCACGCGTTTTTGCCGAACTAGGGGTAACTAAAGTGCGCATTACCGGTGGTGAGCCACTGGTTCGCACTAACGTAGAATGGTTGTGTGCGCAAATTGCGAAGCTGCAGGGAGTGCGAGAGGTGGCAATAACTACAAATGGCTCTCAATTGCCGCGGCTGGCTTGTAAATTACGCAGTGCCGGCATTCGGCGGATTAATATTTCCTTAGATACGTTGGACGCAAACAACTTTCGCCGCTTAACACGTACTGGCAGTTTGTCTGTTGTGTTGGAGGGTATAGAGGCGGCACGAGCTGCTGGTTTTGTTGGCGGAGTAAAAATAAATGTTGTAATGATGCGTGGCGTAAATCACCTTGAACTGCCGCAACTAGCGACATTTGCCATTGAGCGGGGGATGGATATTTCTTTTATTGAAGAAATGCCGCTGGGGGATATTGGTCACAGCCGTGGTGATACCTATTACAGTGCGGATGAGGCGCTTACCGATTTGCGTAGAATATTCACTTTGAGTGCCAGCGATTTTGACAGTGGTGGTCCGGCGCGCTATTGGAAAGTGGACGGTACCGAGCAAAAAATCGGATTTATTACGCCCCACAGCCATAATTTTTGCGCTTCCTGTAACCGAGTGCGAGTAACTGCTACTGGTGGACTGTATCCATGTTTAGGACAAAATGATATGGTGGACTTAAGACCAGCACTGCGGGGAGAGAGCAGTGATGATGTATTGCGCCATAAAATTTTGCAGACAATGGCTATCAAACCCAAAGGACACGAGTTTGATGTGTACGCTGACGGTGCCAAAGTAGTACGTTTTATGTCCGCTACGGGCGGTTGA
- a CDS encoding dipeptidase, protein MNKPTRIDCLQYCNWSRARFEEMRAGGLDAVHVTICYHENFRETVANITHWNDWFAHHRDLIFHGRCADDVRAAQESGRTAIFFGFQNCAPIEDDIRLVEICHSLGACFMQLTYNNQSLLAGGCYEPHDSGITRMGRQVISEMNRLGMVIDMSHSGERSTLEAIELSSRPIAVTHANPSFWRLAARSKSDTILLELAKSGGMLGLSLYPHHLKDGSQCTLKSFCEMVARTAEIMGADNIGIGSDLCRGQPDLVVAWMRTGRWSKDMDVSGGVFPPQPPWFESAADFGNLDDGLRQVGFNQQEVDNVLGENWQRFFVRSFVAANNV, encoded by the coding sequence GTGAACAAGCCAACACGTATAGATTGCCTGCAATATTGCAATTGGAGCCGCGCGCGTTTTGAAGAAATGCGTGCCGGCGGTTTAGACGCAGTGCATGTAACTATTTGTTATCACGAAAATTTTCGTGAAACCGTTGCTAATATTACGCACTGGAATGATTGGTTTGCGCATCATAGAGATTTGATTTTTCATGGCCGCTGTGCCGACGATGTGCGTGCGGCACAGGAGAGCGGTCGCACGGCGATTTTTTTCGGTTTTCAAAATTGCGCACCCATTGAAGACGATATTCGTCTAGTGGAAATATGCCATAGTTTGGGCGCATGTTTTATGCAATTAACATATAACAATCAATCATTGCTTGCCGGTGGCTGTTATGAACCACACGACAGCGGAATTACGCGCATGGGGCGGCAGGTTATTTCCGAAATGAATCGGTTAGGCATGGTGATAGATATGTCGCATTCAGGTGAACGCTCCACTTTGGAAGCAATTGAATTATCTTCCCGTCCGATTGCTGTGACTCACGCCAATCCTTCCTTTTGGCGTTTGGCGGCACGTAGCAAATCAGATACGATATTGCTGGAATTGGCAAAATCAGGCGGTATGTTGGGCTTGAGTTTGTATCCACACCACCTTAAAGACGGCAGCCAATGTACATTGAAGAGTTTTTGTGAAATGGTAGCTCGTACTGCCGAAATTATGGGTGCCGACAATATTGGAATTGGCTCTGATTTGTGTCGTGGTCAGCCTGATTTAGTGGTGGCGTGGATGCGTACGGGGCGTTGGAGCAAGGACATGGATGTAAGCGGTGGCGTTTTTCCACCACAGCCACCGTGGTTTGAATCTGCCGCCGACTTTGGTAATTTGGACGACGGATTGCGGCAAGTTGGATTTAATCAACAAGAAGTAGATAACGTGTTAGGCGAGAACTGGCAGCGATTTTTTGTGCGTAGTTTTGTTGCGGCAAATAACGTGTGA
- the oadA gene encoding sodium-extruding oxaloacetate decarboxylase subunit alpha → MKQKRKIGITELVLRDGHQSLLATRMRTEDMLPICNRLDKSGFWSLEVWGGATFDACIRFLREDPWVRLRKLRRALPNTQLQMLLRGQNLLGYRHYADDVVAGFVERAAANGMDVFRVFDALNDFRNMRAAIDAVKKVEKHAQGTISYTTSPLHSIDVLAKLADDFTNAGCDSIAIKDMAGIMTPTAAAALVTAIKARTALPVHVHAHATSGLAAASLLAAVNAGASIVDTVISSFAEGASHPATESIATALEDANFTHGVDANLLDDIALYFRRVRGKYWQFESPFTGVDSRVLKHHVPGGMISNLTNQLREQNALDKIDEVLEEIPRVRHDLGYPPLVTPSSQIVGAQAVLNVVLGERYKMVSNEVKNYLLGQYGRIPGEVNAELYAKAVGDDDTAITCRPADLLENGELERLRSDIGQVAKSDEDVLTYAMFPELAKTFLQERAANALVPEALLPHPETKKEPEPANAPSEFNLTVHGETYHIRVTGAGHKGSRERPFYMTLDGVPTEIMLETLEEIHATANESVTPVTRAGGRPRPSAPGHVATAMPGTVLELLVKLGDAVKVGTPLLIMEAMKMENEIQAAVSGQVTAILVQKGDAVTPDEILMEIGE, encoded by the coding sequence ATGAAACAAAAAAGAAAGATTGGTATTACAGAATTAGTGCTTCGTGATGGTCATCAATCGTTGCTCGCCACACGCATGCGCACCGAAGACATGTTGCCAATATGCAATCGCTTGGACAAGTCCGGGTTTTGGTCATTGGAAGTGTGGGGTGGTGCCACTTTTGATGCCTGTATCCGCTTTTTACGTGAAGATCCGTGGGTGCGATTGCGCAAGTTACGTCGGGCGTTACCTAATACGCAATTGCAAATGTTATTGCGCGGACAAAATTTGCTAGGATACCGGCACTATGCTGATGATGTCGTCGCTGGCTTTGTTGAGCGTGCCGCTGCCAACGGTATGGACGTATTTCGCGTATTTGACGCGCTTAATGATTTTCGCAATATGCGTGCTGCCATTGATGCGGTAAAAAAGGTAGAAAAACACGCGCAGGGAACAATTTCTTATACGACTAGTCCGCTGCATTCTATTGATGTATTGGCTAAGCTTGCCGATGATTTTACTAATGCTGGCTGTGACAGCATTGCGATTAAAGACATGGCGGGTATTATGACACCTACCGCAGCCGCTGCGCTGGTCACCGCCATCAAGGCTCGCACTGCGTTGCCAGTACACGTGCATGCACACGCTACGTCTGGATTGGCAGCCGCCAGTCTGCTTGCCGCTGTCAACGCTGGTGCTAGTATCGTGGACACCGTTATTTCCTCATTTGCCGAAGGTGCCAGCCATCCTGCAACCGAGTCCATTGCCACTGCTCTTGAGGATGCTAATTTTACGCACGGAGTAGACGCAAACTTATTGGATGATATTGCCTTGTATTTTCGCCGTGTGCGCGGAAAATACTGGCAATTTGAAAGTCCCTTTACCGGAGTGGATTCGCGGGTGCTAAAACATCACGTGCCAGGCGGTATGATTTCCAATTTGACAAATCAACTGAGAGAACAAAACGCGTTAGATAAAATAGACGAGGTATTAGAAGAAATTCCGCGAGTACGACATGATTTAGGGTACCCGCCACTGGTCACTCCATCATCGCAAATTGTTGGCGCACAAGCAGTGCTTAATGTGGTGTTGGGCGAGCGCTACAAAATGGTTTCCAATGAAGTTAAGAATTATTTACTGGGGCAGTACGGGCGCATTCCGGGCGAAGTGAATGCCGAACTATATGCTAAAGCGGTGGGCGATGATGATACGGCGATTACTTGCCGTCCGGCTGATTTGCTTGAGAACGGCGAGCTGGAGCGACTACGCAGCGATATTGGTCAAGTGGCTAAAAGCGATGAAGACGTGTTGACTTATGCGATGTTTCCCGAATTGGCCAAAACGTTTTTGCAAGAGCGCGCGGCGAATGCACTTGTACCAGAAGCATTATTGCCGCACCCGGAAACAAAAAAGGAACCTGAACCTGCGAATGCGCCCAGCGAATTTAATTTAACCGTACACGGTGAAACCTACCACATTCGCGTTACTGGTGCCGGCCATAAGGGTTCTCGCGAGCGTCCATTTTATATGACTTTGGATGGTGTGCCGACAGAAATCATGTTAGAAACGTTGGAAGAAATTCACGCTACTGCTAATGAGTCAGTAACTCCAGTGACGCGTGCCGGCGGTCGGCCTCGTCCCAGTGCGCCAGGGCATGTGGCAACGGCTATGCCGGGAACAGTACTGGAATTGCTGGTTAAATTAGGGGATGCCGTGAAAGTTGGCACACCTTTGCTGATTATGGAAGCGATGAAGATGGAAAACGAAATTCAGGCGGCTGTCAGTGGTCAAGTAACTGCGATTTTGGTGCAAAAAGGTGATGCCGTTACACCCGACGAAATATTGATGGAAATTGGTGAGTAA
- a CDS encoding DUF3726 domain-containing protein, whose product MIYSLNEIETLARKAARGAGLPWGIAEETGVAARWLAARQLPVSLMTVLQNRDMFASTTEMERAINESEFCASPLCPLMAGIFLCDRQPVCDGLIINNLAQPLWLAFFFSTSRNWTALRWSGTTLVVGRGQLYLSEQDQISAAVADVTFSKEKPTGVPVSVANYGCEQDEKEWCALESLAANCYVPASNESRRGAGE is encoded by the coding sequence GTGATTTATTCGCTTAATGAAATTGAAACACTAGCGCGTAAGGCAGCACGTGGTGCTGGGCTACCGTGGGGAATAGCTGAAGAAACTGGCGTTGCCGCCCGCTGGCTAGCAGCACGGCAGCTACCGGTATCGCTGATGACAGTGCTGCAAAATCGTGACATGTTTGCATCAACGACGGAAATGGAAAGAGCCATTAATGAATCCGAATTTTGTGCAAGTCCTTTATGTCCGCTTATGGCTGGCATTTTTCTTTGTGATAGGCAACCGGTATGTGACGGACTGATTATTAATAATCTCGCGCAGCCATTATGGCTAGCGTTTTTTTTCTCTACCAGTAGAAATTGGACAGCATTGCGCTGGTCAGGTACAACCTTGGTTGTTGGGCGTGGACAACTGTATTTGTCTGAACAAGATCAAATTAGTGCTGCCGTCGCAGATGTGACATTTTCCAAAGAAAAGCCAACCGGTGTGCCAGTGTCCGTTGCGAATTATGGCTGTGAGCAAGATGAAAAAGAATGGTGCGCACTAGAATCATTAGCCGCTAATTGTTATGTTCCCGCCAGCAATGAGTCTCGCCGAGGCGCAGGAGAATAA
- a CDS encoding acetyl-CoA carboxylase biotin carboxylase subunit: MFRKMLIANRGEIAVRVVRACAEMGIRSMAIYSDADKNALHVKKADEAYRISAHPLNGYLNADKITSLAAALGCDAVHPGYGFLSESPLLPRYCARHGIKFVGPSAQSIERMGDKVAARALAETAGVPVVPGSKGALVNVNEAVKLAERIGYPVMLKAVGGGGGRGIRRCDNSDEVRHSFDRASSEARKAFGRADVFMEKCVVNPRHIEVQIIADGSGNIVHLFERDCSIQRRNQKLIEIAPSPQLTEKEREEVCSYAIQLALSADYQNAGTVEFLLDEDRRFYFMEMNTRLQVEHTVTEQITGLDIVQEQIRVAAGEPLSVRQKDIHHRGYAMQFRINAEDPRNDFIPSFGRITRYYAPGGPGVRTDGAIYTGYVIPPYYDSMCAKLTVWALSWEALVARGQRALADIVMTGIKTTIPYYQQILKHNDFRRGDFDTGFVAAHPELANVAPLRRTEDEALAIAAALVCHAGM, encoded by the coding sequence ATGTTTAGAAAAATGCTCATCGCTAACCGAGGGGAAATTGCTGTACGAGTAGTGCGTGCGTGTGCTGAAATGGGTATTCGTTCCATGGCGATTTATTCCGATGCAGACAAAAATGCTTTGCACGTTAAAAAAGCGGATGAAGCGTATCGTATCAGTGCGCACCCACTTAACGGCTATTTGAACGCTGACAAAATCACTTCTCTTGCTGCCGCATTGGGTTGCGATGCTGTGCATCCGGGATACGGTTTTTTATCTGAGAGTCCGTTGTTGCCGCGTTATTGTGCACGTCACGGCATAAAATTTGTTGGTCCCTCAGCGCAGTCTATTGAACGTATGGGTGATAAGGTTGCTGCTCGAGCTTTGGCTGAGACAGCCGGAGTACCAGTTGTTCCTGGCAGCAAAGGCGCATTGGTCAACGTAAATGAAGCCGTCAAGCTAGCCGAGCGGATTGGCTATCCAGTCATGCTCAAAGCAGTCGGCGGTGGTGGTGGGAGAGGGATTCGCCGTTGTGATAATAGTGATGAAGTCCGACATTCATTTGATCGTGCTTCATCTGAAGCTAGAAAAGCGTTTGGTCGTGCTGACGTGTTTATGGAAAAATGTGTTGTCAATCCGCGTCATATTGAAGTGCAAATTATTGCCGACGGTAGCGGTAACATTGTTCACTTGTTTGAGCGTGACTGTTCCATTCAACGGCGCAATCAAAAATTGATAGAAATTGCGCCATCGCCTCAGCTTACCGAAAAGGAGCGAGAGGAAGTTTGTTCTTATGCAATTCAACTTGCACTTTCTGCCGATTATCAAAACGCCGGTACTGTAGAGTTTTTACTGGACGAAGACAGGCGTTTTTATTTTATGGAAATGAATACTCGCTTGCAGGTGGAACACACGGTTACTGAACAAATTACCGGTTTAGATATCGTACAAGAACAAATTCGCGTTGCTGCTGGTGAACCGTTATCGGTGCGGCAGAAAGACATTCATCACCGCGGCTATGCCATGCAATTTCGCATTAACGCCGAAGATCCACGTAACGATTTCATCCCCAGTTTTGGCCGCATTACTCGCTATTATGCACCAGGCGGCCCGGGTGTGCGTACCGACGGTGCTATATATACCGGGTACGTAATTCCTCCCTATTACGATTCCATGTGCGCTAAGCTTACCGTTTGGGCATTGTCGTGGGAAGCACTTGTTGCTCGTGGTCAGCGGGCGCTTGCTGACATCGTGATGACTGGTATCAAAACGACGATTCCATATTATCAGCAAATACTTAAACACAATGATTTTCGCCGCGGTGATTTTGATACTGGATTTGTTGCAGCGCATCCAGAATTGGCCAATGTTGCTCCGTTGCGGCGCACTGAAGACGAGGCGCTGGCGATAGCGGCAGCACTGGTTTGTCACGCTGGTATGTGA